The Nitrosospira multiformis ATCC 25196 region TGGCAGTTCCTCTTCGATAGCGCCGAAGCGCGTAAACTCGCCGACTTTGTCTCCGCCTGCGCCAGCACGAATACCTACCAATGGCATCAAATATTGGCCTCTACGCGCCTGGATTTCATTTTGTGCAATGGTGATGCGCTGCAGCATGATATTAATTTCTTTATTATTAGCAACAGCGATGTCTAGCAAATCTGATAAGGCAGGGTCATCGAAAAAATCCTTCCGCATGACAGTCGCCGTACTGGTCGTTTCAAAAACGTCCGGTTCAAAAGTAGCAGGAAGAGGCACATCTGCTTTTTTGATTGCTACTTTAGGAATACAACCCTGCAACAGCAGCCCCAGCACGACTAAGGCCATAAGCCGAAATGTTTTATTTTTCATTGTCATCCGGGCCGTAGTGATAAGTTTCGGCTAGAGGATCAAGGTCTTCACCTTGAATTAATTTTTTACCCTCTGCCATTTTCGCAAAAATATAATAAAGTCCTGGAATAACGATAACGCCAAACACGGTACCGGTAAGCATCCCACCCAGTGCTGAGGTACCAATCGTCCTGTTGCCAACCGCTCCAGCTCCCGTAGCCATCGCCAAGGGTATCAGCCCGGCTATAAAGGCAAATGAAGTCATCAAAATCGGCCGGAAACGCTCTTTTGCGCCCGCAATCGCCGCTTCTTTGACCGTCATTCCTCCTTCGACTTGCCTCTGGCTTGCAAACTCGACAATCAGTACCGCGTTTTTGCCGAGCAAGCCAATCAACATCACCATTCCCAGTTGGGAATAGACATCATTGGCAAGCCCTGTTCCTTTTAACAATAAAAAGGCACCGAAAATACCGGGAGGTAGCGAACATAACACGACCAAGGGTAAAGCAAAGCTTTCGTATTGTGCGGCCAGCACCAGATAGACAAACAGGATAACGACGGCGAAGATCAGCAGTGCTTCATTGCCCCGAAGGGCTTCGTCGAATGTCAAGCCTTCCCAGGCAACTTCAAAACCTCGCGGCAAAGTGGCTTCCGCAACCTCTTCGATTGCCTTGATAGCTGCGCCAGTGGTATAACCCGGTGCGGGCTCGGCCCGAATCGCCGCCGTGTTATAGAGGTTATAACGCGTCAGCTCGTTGGGCCCCTGCTTTTTCACCATGGTCATGAAGGCAGAGTACGGCACCATTTCGCCTTTATCATTTTTCACAAAATATTTCAACACATCTTCAGGGGCTCGCCTGAATTCCGGCGCGGCCTGGGTGTAGACCTTAAAAAAGTTATTGAAGCGAATAAAGCCCTGTTCATAAGTACTGCCGATCATGATGTCTAGGTGATTCATCGCGTCTTCGATGGTAACCCCTTTTTGCATGGCCAGCCTATTGTCGACGACCAGTTCGTATTGCGGATAATTGGCCGCATAAAAAGTGAACAAGCCGGTCAATTCCTTACGTTCACGCATCGCATTCATGAATTTTTTATTAAGTTCATCGAATTCGAAGTAATCCGTGTCTAACGTCTTGTCCACCAAGCGAAACGCCAAACCCGATGCCGCACCGTATCCCGGCACTGCCGGCGGTTGAAAAAACTCGATGGTCGCACCCAGGTTATGGGCTTTTTCCTCCAACTCGTGGATAACTTGATTTACCGAATGTTTACGTTCCGACCAATCTTTCAGGTTGACCACAACAGTCCCTGCATTTGATCCACGGCCTTCGGTAAGTACTTCGTAGCCGGCTAAGGAAGAAATTGATTGTACGCCTTCGATTTCTGCGGCCATTATTTCCAGTTCACGTGCCACTTTGTTGGTCACTTCGATGGTTGACCCGGGCGGTGTTTGGATAATCGCATAAATCATGCCCTGATCTTCGCCGGGAATAAAACCGGAAGGCAAGACTTTATCGACCGCGAAAATGCCGAAGCTAAACCCGACCAATACCAAAAGCGTGACAATGCGCCGGGTGACCGTGACATTCAGGAATTTGATGTAGCGGCCGGTGACCTTTTCGAAAACAGAGTTAAAGGCATCGATGAAAAGGTTTATCGGGTTTCTCCGTTTCGGCTGGCCGTGAGTGTTTTTAAGAATCATGGCACACAGTACCGGGGTGAGCGATAAAGCCACAATTGCTGAAATAGTGATCGACGACGCCATAGTGATAGCGAACTGTCGATAAAATACCCCGACCGGTCCTGGCATAAACGCAAGAGGGACGAACACTGATACCATGACCAGCGTAATCGCTATAATGGCGCCACCGATTTCCTGCAACACTTTTCGGGAGGCTTCATAAGGGGTGCAATGCTCGGCTGCCATTTTTGCATGCACTGCCTCCACTACCACAATGGCATCATCGACCACAATACCAATAGCCAACACTAAGGCAAACAAGGTGATGAGGTTGATGGAAAGCCCGAACGCAGACATGACGGCAAATGCTCCGACCAGCGAAACCGGTACCGCGAGGACGGGAATCAGGGTAGAACGCCAGTCTCCAAGGAAAATGAAAACCACCAAGGAGACCAGAATGAAGGCTTCCACCAATGTGTGCAGCACTTGGTCGATAGACGCCTCAACGAAACGCGACACATCGTAATTGATTTCGTAGTCCATGCCCTCCGGGAAAGATTTTTTCAATTCTTCCAGTTTTTTCTTCACGTTCTCTATGACTACTTGGGCATTACTGCCGTAGTTTTGCTTCAGCACGATGGACGCGGAAGGGAATCCGTCCTTATCGGAGAAAATATTATAAAACTCGCTGTCCAGAGTGACCTTGGCAACGTCTTTAATGCGCAGAATCTCGCCTGTTGGAGCAGCCCGGAGAATAATGTCCCCATATTCTTCCGGCTTGTTAAAGCGTCCTTTATAAACCAGCACGTACTCTTTGGACTGGGCGAGCATGCCTGTGCTTTGCCCCAACCGACCAGGTCGTCCGATAATGCTTTGAGTCGCCAGTGCCTTCATCACCTCTTCTGACGAGACGGCATAGGCTCTCATCCGTTCCGGATTCATCCAAATCCGCATCGCATATTGGCGGGAACCCAATATGGTTGCTTGGGCAATTCCAGTAATGCGTTGAATCTCCGGAATAACATTGACATAGGCATAATTAAACAAAAGCTTCTGATCGGCGTCTTTGTCTTTGCTGTAGAGGTTGACGTACATGAGCATGCTGGGCTGGACGAAGTTTACAATCACGCCTTCCAACTGCACCAGTATGGGTAGCCTGCTCATCATCTGATCCACGCGTGTCTTCACGTTAACCATCGCGATATTCGGATCGACGCCTAAATTGAAATATACTTGAATGGTCGCTTCTCCGGCGCTGGTTGCATCCGAAGTGATGTATCTCATACCAGGCACGCCATTGATAGCGCGTTCTAAGAGGATCAGGGACGATTCCACCAGTACTTGGGCGCTGGCACCGGGAAACGATACTGAAACCGTGACCCGGGGCGGTGCAATATCTGGAAACTGGGAAACGGGCAATGATTTCATTGCCAACAAGCCCATGAATATGAACAACAGCGATAACACGATCGCCAGCACAGGTCTTTTGAGAAAAATACCAAACATGGCTTAATCCTGACTAAAAGGTTACTCGGTATACAATTTCATCAACTCTGAGCGAACCTCTTGGGGTGGCTTTAAATCGATCATAACCTTGTCTCCAGGACTAACTTTGCGCATACCCTCGATCAAAATCCTCTCGCCGTCATTCACGCCGCTTTTAACAATAAACATGTGGGGCAACTCGGCCTCTATCTGGATAAGCCTTTGCTCCACTTTTTCTTCTTTGTTGACGACGTAGAGATAGATTTTATCCATGATTTCGAACGTCGCTTTTTGAGGGATGAGCATGGCGTTTGGGTAAGGTACGGTCATCAGAATTGTTCCTGTCTGACCATGCCTGAGAACCCTGTCCGGGTTCTCGAACAAGGCACGAAACTGAATGTTGCCGGAGGTATTATAAAAATCACCTACAATTGTCTCGATGACCCCCGTATGCTCGTAAATCTCGCCATTTGCCATCCTTAACTGCACTTTTTCATTGGTTTTGCCTTTTTCGCGCCTTATAAAATCCAGATATTTAGCTTCCGGGACGTTGAAATAGACCCACAAGTGGGCGATATCAGACAACTCCGTCAACAAATCATCTTCATCCAGAAGGCTGCCGATCCTAACAGCCAAATGATCCGTAATCCCATCAAAGGGTGCTCTGATATCGGTGAACCCCAAGTGGGTTTTCGCCAAGTTCACCTGCGCGTTAGCCTTATCTAATTTTGCTTTTGCCAAAGCCAATTCATTGGCTGATACGATATTCTTATCAGCCAAGGCCTTGGTATTGAGGTATTCGATGTTCACATTTTGCGCTTCAGCTTCCGCAGTTAGAAGTTCTGCCTGATAGACGTTGGGCATGATTTTGAACATGGGTTGTCCCTTTTTTACCCATTGCCCTTCGTCTATAAAAATATGGGTTAAATAGCCCTTTTCCAAAGAGCGGACTTCAATATGTCTGATGGCGCGAATCTGACAGACATAGGGTTCCAGGATGGAAGTGTCTTCACGGAACGGTGTGGTTGCCGCATAGTGCGGCATTTCTTCATGTGTGTCGTGTTTTTGGCATCCACTCAATACCAGAGTGGCGATTAAGCCTAGAACGATGGATAATTTAGTGACCATTTTCATGCCGTCTTGATAGTGGGAAAGACGTCCGTTGGGGTATGCCGTATCGCCCTGATTCCAAACAGGACGATCAGAATGGAAAGAACCACGAAGGTGTAAGGTTTCCGCAGCGCCATAATTACGATCTGGTTCATACTATGTTCTCTCTTATGCCTTCGGTAAAAATTCATTTACCTAGAATATTGCACGTAAGGATGAGGCAATTCTTTTGCAAATCCTTACAAGGTTGGACGTGCAGTCTCCCGCCTTGCGTCTCCAGACGGTCTGAACAGGATTACTGCCCATCCCTTGCCAAACCCAGAAGCTGATCACCCGGCAGAATATTCCGGGAGAATGGAGGGAAGGAAGAGCGGTACCGCTCCCGCTGTTCCTGAAAATCTCGTCCTTCGTTATGTGTTGCCCGAACGCCATGCCGCCGTATGTCTCGGCAGATCTTAATGGCCAGATTGGCTGTTCTATATCGATAAGATGGACGTTGCAGTATCGGCCGCCGGTATCGAGCCGCAGCTGATTGGGAAGTGTTTTG contains the following coding sequences:
- a CDS encoding efflux RND transporter permease subunit codes for the protein MFGIFLKRPVLAIVLSLLFIFMGLLAMKSLPVSQFPDIAPPRVTVSVSFPGASAQVLVESSLILLERAINGVPGMRYITSDATSAGEATIQVYFNLGVDPNIAMVNVKTRVDQMMSRLPILVQLEGVIVNFVQPSMLMYVNLYSKDKDADQKLLFNYAYVNVIPEIQRITGIAQATILGSRQYAMRIWMNPERMRAYAVSSEEVMKALATQSIIGRPGRLGQSTGMLAQSKEYVLVYKGRFNKPEEYGDIILRAAPTGEILRIKDVAKVTLDSEFYNIFSDKDGFPSASIVLKQNYGSNAQVVIENVKKKLEELKKSFPEGMDYEINYDVSRFVEASIDQVLHTLVEAFILVSLVVFIFLGDWRSTLIPVLAVPVSLVGAFAVMSAFGLSINLITLFALVLAIGIVVDDAIVVVEAVHAKMAAEHCTPYEASRKVLQEIGGAIIAITLVMVSVFVPLAFMPGPVGVFYRQFAITMASSITISAIVALSLTPVLCAMILKNTHGQPKRRNPINLFIDAFNSVFEKVTGRYIKFLNVTVTRRIVTLLVLVGFSFGIFAVDKVLPSGFIPGEDQGMIYAIIQTPPGSTIEVTNKVARELEIMAAEIEGVQSISSLAGYEVLTEGRGSNAGTVVVNLKDWSERKHSVNQVIHELEEKAHNLGATIEFFQPPAVPGYGAASGLAFRLVDKTLDTDYFEFDELNKKFMNAMRERKELTGLFTFYAANYPQYELVVDNRLAMQKGVTIEDAMNHLDIMIGSTYEQGFIRFNNFFKVYTQAAPEFRRAPEDVLKYFVKNDKGEMVPYSAFMTMVKKQGPNELTRYNLYNTAAIRAEPAPGYTTGAAIKAIEEVAEATLPRGFEVAWEGLTFDEALRGNEALLIFAVVILFVYLVLAAQYESFALPLVVLCSLPPGIFGAFLLLKGTGLANDVYSQLGMVMLIGLLGKNAVLIVEFASQRQVEGGMTVKEAAIAGAKERFRPILMTSFAFIAGLIPLAMATGAGAVGNRTIGTSALGGMLTGTVFGVIVIPGLYYIFAKMAEGKKLIQGEDLDPLAETYHYGPDDNEK
- a CDS encoding efflux RND transporter periplasmic adaptor subunit; protein product: MKMVTKLSIVLGLIATLVLSGCQKHDTHEEMPHYAATTPFREDTSILEPYVCQIRAIRHIEVRSLEKGYLTHIFIDEGQWVKKGQPMFKIMPNVYQAELLTAEAEAQNVNIEYLNTKALADKNIVSANELALAKAKLDKANAQVNLAKTHLGFTDIRAPFDGITDHLAVRIGSLLDEDDLLTELSDIAHLWVYFNVPEAKYLDFIRREKGKTNEKVQLRMANGEIYEHTGVIETIVGDFYNTSGNIQFRALFENPDRVLRHGQTGTILMTVPYPNAMLIPQKATFEIMDKIYLYVVNKEEKVEQRLIQIEAELPHMFIVKSGVNDGERILIEGMRKVSPGDKVMIDLKPPQEVRSELMKLYTE
- a CDS encoding efflux RND transporter permease subunit, which encodes MNQIVIMALRKPYTFVVLSILIVLFGIRAIRHTPTDVFPTIKTA